The Merismopedia glauca CCAP 1448/3 genome contains a region encoding:
- a CDS encoding helicase HerA domain-containing protein codes for MTLIQVPDTINSDLSLICGYTFNEPELSANDFVIVEDGASHRNYFGQVVGPQANLNRSALGPQDNATINAFEQLEQNNYAREVVVREVYFYQVNLIKDITQDPPSSVRRRPQIGSIARQATENEIIRYLKLPPADERYRIGQIIDSNIGIYIKPQTLFYQSLIAGATGSGKTNSCANYIRAALQMDFAAIVYDHKPDYQHIDRPNQDAIDILNGNGQTNQDTTWIEGVNADYYYLGDESTAFQGTPIAIPASEFDPAVLAAVMYYPPNETNSREEFETLLEEFDDEQHADQNGNDPVIWTLRDFFQWVTSNQEPWQPPESARERLGGRQASTYKAMVSKMLRRNRRPAWVDGGLPIRPTANPNGSRSRRPSPSAAVFGQDQTPQQPQWFDPAGLLQPGRALVK; via the coding sequence ATGACACTCATTCAAGTTCCTGACACAATCAATTCCGACTTAAGTTTAATCTGTGGTTACACTTTTAACGAACCAGAATTATCAGCCAACGATTTTGTAATCGTTGAAGATGGCGCAAGCCACAGGAACTATTTTGGACAAGTAGTTGGTCCACAAGCAAACTTGAATCGTTCGGCACTTGGTCCACAAGATAACGCGACAATAAATGCTTTTGAACAGCTAGAGCAAAATAACTACGCTCGTGAAGTTGTAGTTCGAGAGGTTTATTTTTATCAGGTAAACTTGATTAAAGACATTACCCAAGATCCACCAAGTAGTGTTCGTCGCCGACCTCAAATTGGCTCTATTGCGAGACAGGCTACAGAAAATGAGATCATCAGATACTTAAAATTGCCCCCTGCGGATGAACGCTATCGAATTGGACAGATTATCGATTCAAATATTGGCATCTATATCAAGCCACAAACCCTTTTTTATCAAAGCTTAATTGCAGGTGCAACCGGGAGCGGAAAAACTAATTCTTGTGCAAATTACATCCGCGCCGCATTACAAATGGATTTTGCGGCTATCGTTTACGATCATAAACCTGATTATCAGCATATTGATAGACCCAATCAGGATGCAATAGACATTTTGAATGGGAATGGTCAAACAAACCAAGACACAACCTGGATTGAAGGAGTTAATGCTGATTATTACTACTTGGGTGATGAATCAACGGCTTTTCAAGGTACTCCTATTGCTATTCCAGCTTCAGAATTCGATCCAGCAGTTTTAGCAGCAGTAATGTACTATCCTCCTAATGAAACTAACTCTCGTGAAGAATTTGAGACTTTATTAGAAGAATTTGACGACGAGCAACACGCAGATCAGAATGGTAACGATCCAGTAATTTGGACACTAAGGGACTTTTTCCAATGGGTCACTAGCAACCAAGAGCCTTGGCAACCACCTGAATCTGCCAGGGAACGACTGGGAGGAAGACAAGCATCAACTTACAAAGCTATGGTGAGTAAAATGCTCCGTCGGAATCGTCGTCCAGCTTGGGTTGATGGTGGACTACCAATCCGTCCAACGGCGAATCCTAACGGTAGTAGAAGTCGAAGACCTAGTCCGAGTGCGGCTGTATTTGGTCAAGATCAAACCCCTCAGCAACCACAATGGTTTGATCCTGCTGGTCTATTACAACCAGGAAGAGCATTAGTTAAGTAG
- a CDS encoding reverse transcriptase family protein: MTEQPRTRQELYDRIRQTGKEEFILQEMIRYGFWPAQGEIPQDPADEIRRLGELNRELQQLHQQNRQLHNEAALRKQLLKERLAESKRKQQETKERRERERKERAEAWKARKEQDILFLGQGVSGGLDRREPNLERLQNQKLPVFTTPESLASAMGVTIGQLRFLAFHRQVAKTCHYIRFYISKKTGGQRLISAPMPRLKQLQHWILRYILNPIAVNDAAHGFRQGHSILTNATPHVGADVVVNFDLKDFFPSISYKRVKGLFQALGYGEAIATILGLLCTYPDVEEVELDGSTYYVATGDRHLPQGSPASPAISNILCRRLDRRLLQMAQELGFTYTRYADDLTFSASGDNLRNICNLLKRTEAIALHEGFALNPSKTRIMRKNSQQEVTGIVVNQFPNISKSTLKRFRATLFQIERDGIAGKKWGNSTDTMAAIQGFAHFVAMVNPEVGTKFVEQVKQIQAQNRN; encoded by the coding sequence ATGACTGAACAACCAAGAACTCGCCAAGAACTCTACGATCGCATTCGTCAAACTGGTAAAGAAGAGTTTATCTTACAAGAGATGATCCGTTATGGATTTTGGCCAGCGCAAGGAGAAATACCCCAAGATCCAGCCGATGAAATTCGGCGCTTAGGAGAGTTAAATAGAGAATTACAGCAGCTACACCAGCAAAACCGCCAGCTACATAATGAAGCCGCACTACGCAAGCAACTGCTAAAAGAACGGTTAGCTGAGTCGAAGCGCAAACAGCAAGAAACTAAAGAACGCCGAGAAAGAGAACGAAAAGAACGCGCTGAGGCTTGGAAGGCGAGAAAAGAGCAAGATATTCTGTTTTTAGGTCAAGGTGTATCGGGAGGACTCGATCGCAGAGAACCTAATTTAGAGAGGCTGCAAAACCAAAAATTACCTGTTTTTACCACCCCTGAATCCCTAGCTTCAGCAATGGGAGTTACTATTGGTCAATTACGCTTTTTAGCATTTCACCGTCAAGTAGCTAAAACCTGCCACTACATTCGATTTTATATTTCTAAGAAAACTGGAGGGCAAAGGTTAATCAGCGCCCCTATGCCCCGTTTAAAGCAGTTACAGCACTGGATTTTGCGGTACATCCTCAATCCGATTGCAGTTAATGATGCCGCCCACGGATTTCGCCAAGGTCATTCGATTTTAACTAATGCTACACCCCATGTTGGGGCTGATGTGGTGGTTAATTTTGATTTAAAAGACTTTTTTCCTTCAATTAGCTATAAACGAGTCAAAGGCTTATTTCAAGCCTTGGGATACGGGGAAGCGATCGCAACCATTTTAGGTTTATTGTGTACCTATCCCGATGTAGAAGAAGTAGAACTAGATGGTTCAACTTACTACGTGGCGACTGGAGACAGACACCTACCCCAAGGTTCCCCAGCTAGTCCAGCAATTAGCAATATTTTGTGTCGTCGTTTAGATAGGCGTTTGCTGCAAATGGCGCAAGAATTAGGCTTTACTTACACTCGCTATGCAGACGATCTAACTTTTTCGGCAAGTGGAGACAACTTACGCAATATATGTAACCTTTTAAAACGGACAGAGGCGATCGCACTTCACGAAGGGTTTGCTCTCAATCCTAGCAAAACCAGAATCATGCGGAAAAACTCTCAGCAGGAAGTCACGGGAATTGTCGTCAATCAATTTCCCAATATCTCCAAATCTACTTTGAAACGCTTCCGCGCTACTTTGTTTCAAATCGAGAGAGATGGAATCGCTGGGAAAAAATGGGGCAATTCCACCGATACAATGGCTGCTATCCAAGGATTTGCCCATTTTGTAGCTATGGTCAATCCTGAAGTGGGCACTAAATTTGTGGAACAAGTTAAGCAGATTCAAGCACAAAATAGAAATTAG
- a CDS encoding glycosyltransferase family 4 protein, with the protein MKKLLIVTTISETLTSFLLPFAHHFKDRGWRVDAMSQGVSQSPECLAAFDQVWEIKWSRNPLDPRNLIIAPSVIQQVVKQEEYDLVHVHTPVAAFVTRYALRNFRKSGKLRVIYTAHGFHFYPGGNPFKNQIFLTLEKIAGNWTDDLVVINRTDESAAKHYQIIAPNSLHYMPGIGVDLQYYSQDSISSEAVDRVYQELAITSENPLFLVIAEFIPRKHHQDVLQALAKLGRSHVHLALAGDGSLLPQMQSLAVELGIKNQVHFLGYRQDIPTLIKAATATILVSEQEGLPRSIMESLAIGTPVIGSDIRGIKDLLKEGCGILVKVGDVEDLTKAIARIIDRPSETKAMSEKGINCISKYDLQQIIHLHEKLY; encoded by the coding sequence ATGAAAAAACTCTTAATAGTTACTACGATTTCTGAAACTCTAACCTCTTTTTTACTGCCATTTGCTCATCATTTTAAAGATCGGGGATGGCGGGTTGATGCTATGTCTCAAGGGGTTTCTCAAAGTCCTGAATGTTTAGCAGCTTTTGACCAGGTTTGGGAAATCAAGTGGTCTCGCAATCCTCTCGATCCACGCAATTTAATTATTGCTCCTTCAGTTATTCAACAAGTAGTTAAACAAGAAGAATATGACTTAGTTCACGTTCACACTCCGGTAGCCGCTTTTGTGACTAGATACGCTCTGAGAAACTTCCGAAAAAGTGGTAAACTAAGGGTTATTTATACGGCTCATGGATTCCATTTTTATCCTGGTGGTAATCCCTTCAAAAATCAAATATTTTTGACTTTAGAAAAAATTGCTGGTAATTGGACTGACGATCTAGTAGTCATTAATCGAACCGATGAATCAGCAGCTAAGCATTATCAAATAATTGCTCCTAATTCTCTCCACTATATGCCAGGGATTGGGGTAGATTTACAATATTACAGTCAAGATAGTATTTCATCTGAAGCAGTAGATCGAGTTTATCAAGAATTAGCCATTACCTCAGAGAATCCTTTATTTTTAGTAATTGCTGAATTTATTCCTCGTAAACATCATCAAGATGTACTGCAAGCTTTAGCTAAATTAGGCAGATCCCACGTCCATTTAGCTTTAGCGGGAGATGGTTCGTTACTACCACAAATGCAGTCGTTAGCTGTAGAGTTAGGCATTAAAAATCAAGTCCATTTTCTAGGTTATCGTCAAGATATTCCCACTTTAATTAAGGCAGCAACCGCTACAATTCTAGTTTCAGAACAAGAGGGATTACCGCGCAGTATTATGGAATCTTTGGCAATTGGAACTCCAGTAATTGGGAGTGATATTAGAGGAATTAAAGATTTATTAAAAGAGGGTTGTGGAATCTTGGTAAAAGTTGGAGATGTAGAGGATTTGACTAAGGCAATAGCACGAATTATAGATCGTCCCTCTGAAACTAAAGCAATGAGTGAAAAGGGAATTAATTGCATTAGTAAATATGATTTGCAGCAAATTATTCACTTACATGAAAAACTCTATTAG
- a CDS encoding M20 metallopeptidase family protein, producing the protein MLSTPLSVDVSRIRPDIQQLQPQIVTWRRRLHQRPELGFREVLTAEFVSQQLQTWGIPHQTGIAKTGIVAKIVGTKAGKIGKVLAIRADMDALPIQELSDVIYRSQHEGVMHACGHDGHTAIALGTAYYLWQHRQDFGGTVKIIFQPAEEGPGGAKPMIEEGVLQNPDVDAIIGLHLWNNLPLGTVGVRSGTLMAAVESFKCKILGKGGHGAIPQQTIDAIVVSAQIVSALQTIVARNIDPLESAVVTVGKLHAGTANNIIADTAKLSGTVRYFNPKYAEYFRQRVEQIIAGICQSHGATYELDYWHLYPPVINNAEIAELIRSVAVEVVETPVGVVPECQTMGGEDMSFFLQQVPGCYFFLGSANPDKNLAYPHHHPRFDFDETALGMGVEMFVRCVEKFFN; encoded by the coding sequence ATGTTATCTACTCCATTATCTGTAGATGTGTCCCGTATTCGCCCCGATATTCAACAGTTACAACCTCAAATCGTAACTTGGCGACGGCGCTTGCATCAAAGACCAGAATTAGGTTTTCGGGAAGTTCTTACGGCTGAATTTGTCTCGCAACAACTTCAAACTTGGGGGATACCTCATCAAACCGGAATTGCCAAAACTGGAATAGTTGCCAAAATTGTGGGGACTAAGGCAGGAAAGATCGGTAAAGTGTTAGCAATCCGAGCTGATATGGATGCTTTACCCATTCAGGAACTCAGCGACGTAATTTATCGCTCTCAACACGAGGGAGTGATGCACGCTTGCGGACATGATGGACATACAGCGATCGCCCTAGGTACAGCATACTATCTTTGGCAACATAGGCAAGACTTTGGAGGAACCGTAAAGATTATCTTTCAACCTGCTGAAGAAGGACCAGGTGGTGCAAAACCGATGATTGAAGAGGGAGTTCTCCAGAATCCTGATGTTGATGCTATTATAGGTCTACATTTATGGAACAACCTCCCTTTAGGCACAGTGGGAGTCCGTAGCGGCACTTTAATGGCTGCGGTGGAAAGCTTTAAATGTAAAATATTGGGTAAAGGCGGTCATGGTGCAATTCCCCAGCAAACTATTGATGCAATTGTAGTTAGCGCTCAAATCGTCAGCGCTTTACAAACTATTGTCGCCCGTAACATCGATCCTTTAGAATCAGCCGTAGTGACTGTAGGAAAACTACACGCTGGAACCGCCAATAATATAATTGCTGATACTGCTAAACTGAGCGGTACAGTCAGGTATTTTAACCCCAAGTATGCAGAATATTTCCGTCAGCGAGTTGAGCAAATCATCGCTGGAATTTGCCAAAGTCATGGGGCTACTTATGAGTTAGACTACTGGCATTTATATCCCCCAGTAATTAACAATGCTGAAATTGCAGAACTAATCCGTTCTGTCGCTGTAGAGGTGGTAGAAACCCCTGTAGGTGTGGTTCCAGAGTGTCAAACTATGGGTGGGGAAGATATGTCTTTCTTTCTCCAACAAGTTCCAGGTTGCTACTTCTTTTTAGGTTCCGCTAATCCTGACAAAAACTTAGCATATCCCCACCATCACCCCAGATTTGACTTTGATGAAACTGCTTTGGGAATGGGAGTAGAAATGTTTGTGCGGTGTGTAGAAAAGTTTTTTAATTAG
- the bioD gene encoding dethiobiotin synthase: MNIMLIAGTDTEVGKTVLTTSLAAYWQAYRSLDTLGVMKLIQSGIGDRELYTQLFSLNQSPESINPLHFPDPIAPPLAAANLGQEVDLGKVWQSSISLSAQKDYVLVEGIGGLGTPVTWELTVADLARDWALPTVLVVPVKLGAIAQAVANVALARQYGVSLKGIVLNCIRPTTNEDISNLAPANLIASLTNIPVLGVMPYLSDPQDLVKLAEVASDLDIEILLPHPIKTLTLVK; encoded by the coding sequence ATGAATATAATGTTGATTGCGGGAACGGATACAGAAGTTGGTAAGACTGTTTTAACAACTTCTCTAGCAGCTTATTGGCAAGCTTACCGTTCCTTAGATACTTTGGGGGTGATGAAACTAATTCAATCAGGAATTGGCGATCGCGAACTCTATACCCAGTTATTCAGTCTCAATCAATCTCCAGAATCTATTAATCCCCTACATTTCCCCGATCCGATCGCCCCACCTTTAGCTGCGGCTAATTTAGGTCAAGAGGTAGACTTAGGTAAGGTTTGGCAATCTTCAATAAGTTTATCCGCACAAAAAGACTATGTTTTGGTAGAAGGCATCGGAGGATTGGGAACTCCCGTCACTTGGGAACTCACCGTTGCAGATCTGGCTAGAGATTGGGCTTTACCAACGGTTTTGGTAGTTCCAGTCAAACTAGGGGCGATCGCTCAAGCTGTAGCGAATGTCGCCTTAGCCCGTCAATATGGAGTTAGCCTCAAAGGAATTGTCCTCAACTGCATTCGTCCAACCACAAATGAAGATATATCTAATCTAGCACCAGCCAATTTAATCGCATCTTTGACCAATATCCCCGTTTTGGGAGTAATGCCTTATTTGTCCGATCCCCAAGATTTAGTAAAATTAGCTGAAGTTGCTTCAGATTTAGATATAGAAATATTGCTACCTCACCCCATCAAAACCCTAACGTTGGTTAAATAA
- a CDS encoding undecaprenyl-phosphate glucose phosphotransferase, producing MTKSSEIFSSQILWSWVALFTLVSYSLHLMIWQILRKLRASGRNSRSAIIVGLNPVSHYLARQLAQTPELGIRLSGFFDDRIPPAPRCAQGNTLIGQLKEIPDYVRQNSIDIVYITSSIPDQYKIKILIEQLQDTTACVYFVPNVWMADLNAMDYRSYQIKGIPVIALWEVPFSEVQYLLKRTVDIIFGVVAFVLLAPIMAIISLAIMIDSPGPVIFKQRRYGFNGQEIIIYKFRSMKVMEDGDKVTQATKDGDDRITRVGRILRRTSLDELPQFFNVIQGRMSIVGPRPHAVAHNEYYRKLINGYMLRHKVKPGITGLAQVNGLRGETDTIDKMKMRVDYDLEYLKNWSLALDFEIIFKTVFVWFKGTNAY from the coding sequence ATAACTAAAAGCTCAGAAATATTTTCTAGCCAAATTCTCTGGTCTTGGGTAGCATTATTTACCCTAGTTTCTTACTCATTACATTTGATGATTTGGCAGATTCTAAGAAAACTAAGAGCATCTGGAAGAAATAGCCGTTCTGCTATAATTGTGGGACTCAATCCAGTTAGTCATTACTTAGCACGTCAATTAGCCCAAACTCCTGAATTGGGAATTAGATTATCTGGTTTTTTTGACGATCGCATTCCTCCAGCCCCTCGATGTGCACAAGGAAATACATTAATTGGTCAATTAAAAGAAATTCCTGATTACGTCCGCCAAAACAGCATTGATATTGTCTATATTACTAGTTCAATTCCTGACCAATATAAAATTAAAATCTTGATCGAACAGTTGCAAGATACGACTGCCTGTGTTTACTTTGTACCTAATGTTTGGATGGCAGATCTAAATGCTATGGACTACAGGTCTTACCAAATTAAGGGTATTCCGGTAATTGCTCTTTGGGAAGTCCCATTTTCGGAAGTTCAGTATCTACTTAAAAGGACTGTAGATATTATCTTTGGGGTTGTAGCTTTTGTACTACTTGCACCAATTATGGCGATTATTTCTCTTGCCATTATGATAGATTCTCCAGGACCTGTAATTTTCAAACAAAGGCGTTATGGATTTAATGGTCAAGAAATTATTATTTACAAGTTTCGTTCGATGAAGGTAATGGAAGATGGAGATAAAGTAACGCAAGCGACTAAAGATGGAGACGATCGCATTACCAGAGTTGGGAGAATTTTGCGCCGTACTTCGTTAGATGAACTCCCACAATTCTTTAATGTGATCCAGGGAAGAATGAGTATCGTTGGTCCTCGTCCCCATGCTGTAGCTCATAATGAGTATTATCGGAAATTAATTAATGGCTATATGCTGCGGCATAAAGTGAAGCCAGGAATTACTGGTTTAGCACAAGTCAATGGATTGCGAGGTGAAACTGATACAATTGATAAAATGAAAATGAGAGTAGACTACGATTTAGAGTATCTGAAAAACTGGTCTTTGGCTTTGGATTTTGAAATTATCTTCAAAACCGTATTTGTTTGGTTTAAAGGAACGAATGCGTATTAG
- a CDS encoding photosystem I assembly protein Ycf3 — MPRTQRNDNFIDKSFTVMADIILKILPANKKAKAAFVYYRDGMSAQAEGEYAEALENYEEALTLEEDPYDRSYILYNIGLIHASNGEHERALDYYHQAIEYNPRLPQAFNNVAVIYHYQGEKAIESGEKEKGEALLDKAAEYWKQAIRLAPNNYIEAQNWLKTSGRSQIDVFF, encoded by the coding sequence ATGCCCAGAACTCAACGTAACGACAACTTTATCGACAAGAGTTTTACAGTTATGGCAGATATCATTCTCAAGATTCTGCCAGCCAATAAGAAAGCTAAAGCGGCTTTTGTCTACTATCGCGATGGAATGTCGGCTCAAGCTGAAGGTGAATATGCAGAAGCATTAGAAAACTATGAGGAAGCTTTGACTTTAGAGGAAGATCCTTACGATCGCAGTTACATCCTCTATAACATTGGTTTAATCCATGCTAGTAATGGCGAACACGAGCGAGCTTTAGATTATTATCATCAAGCCATAGAATATAATCCTCGTTTGCCCCAAGCTTTTAATAATGTGGCTGTAATTTATCATTATCAAGGGGAAAAAGCGATAGAATCTGGAGAGAAGGAGAAAGGAGAAGCTTTATTAGACAAAGCTGCTGAATACTGGAAACAGGCGATTCGTCTGGCTCCCAATAACTATATTGAAGCTCAGAACTGGTTGAAAACTAGTGGGCGATCGCAAATTGATGTCTTCTTTTAG
- the gatC gene encoding Asp-tRNA(Asn)/Glu-tRNA(Gln) amidotransferase subunit GatC, with amino-acid sequence MIDREQVRKVALLARLNLTEAEEAQLTVQIGNILEYVEHLSELDVTGVEPTTRAIDASNVTRSDELRVYPDREALLAEAPQPEGDFFRVPQIMAPD; translated from the coding sequence ATGATAGACCGCGAACAAGTTCGTAAAGTAGCTCTTTTGGCTCGTTTGAATCTAACTGAAGCCGAAGAAGCACAATTAACTGTGCAAATTGGCAACATTCTCGAATATGTCGAGCATTTGAGCGAATTAGATGTAACTGGCGTGGAGCCAACCACTAGAGCAATTGATGCTAGCAATGTGACTCGCTCAGATGAGTTGCGAGTCTATCCAGATAGAGAAGCTCTTTTAGCGGAAGCACCCCAACCGGAAGGTGATTTCTTTAGAGTGCCTCAAATTATGGCTCCCGATTAA
- a CDS encoding Txe/YoeB family addiction module toxin: MKNITFALEAFEQFNDWAVEDKKIHRKIVTLINDILREPFTGLGKPEPLKHELSGYWSRRITDEHRLVYEVTETEIIILSCRFHYDD, encoded by the coding sequence ATGAAGAATATAACATTCGCTCTTGAGGCATTTGAACAATTCAACGACTGGGCGGTAGAAGATAAGAAAATTCATCGCAAGATAGTTACCTTGATTAACGATATTCTGCGTGAACCATTTACCGGACTTGGGAAACCCGAACCTCTAAAGCATGAACTGAGCGGGTATTGGTCGCGACGGATTACGGACGAACACCGTTTAGTGTATGAAGTGACTGAAACTGAAATCATCATTTTGAGTTGTCGATTTCACTATGATGATTGA
- a CDS encoding HAF repeat-containing PEP-CTERM protein, with protein sequence MKMNLVQRWSLGVAVIGTIGVGSICSAQAFNLYTMTDLGTLGGDFSEANDINEVGQIVGRSNTTDGKQRGFVWQNGTMTDLGDLGTGYSDAYKINESGQIVGSSYDIIGDRGDRGFLWQNGTMTDLRTLGGQESNPTDINESGQIVGSSRTADGNYHAFLWENGTITDLNTLSDDINFSYPSGINNAGQITVNTYESGYQRRRSFLWQNGTRTYLSSLGDNSTQISDINESGQIIGGSNVNGSNRAFLWQNGESIYLGSVGGDSGVSDINDAGQIIGTSRTTDRQTVFLWQNGTMIDLLALRGIYGEAKQINEAGQVLGNYGIEMLDSKPFLWEKGKAVDLQNLIDPNSGWDYLSATKINNKGQIIGSGYFNGESRAFLMNPTDIIIDPEAIPEPIPEPSSIIGSILGIGTLVTTARRRQKSKVKPLPKVRN encoded by the coding sequence ATGAAGATGAATTTAGTCCAGCGCTGGTCTTTAGGGGTAGCAGTAATTGGCACTATAGGAGTCGGAAGCATCTGTAGTGCCCAAGCTTTCAACTTGTATACCATGACAGACTTAGGTACTCTCGGTGGTGACTTCAGTGAAGCTAATGACATCAACGAAGTTGGGCAAATAGTGGGTCGTTCTAATACCACAGATGGTAAGCAGCGTGGTTTCGTGTGGCAAAACGGGACAATGACTGACTTAGGCGACCTTGGTACCGGCTATAGTGATGCCTATAAAATTAATGAATCTGGGCAAATTGTGGGTAGTTCATACGATATCATAGGCGATCGCGGCGATCGTGGTTTCTTGTGGCAAAATGGGACAATGACTGACTTACGTACTCTCGGTGGTCAGGAAAGTAATCCAACTGATATAAACGAATCTGGTCAAATAGTAGGTTCTTCCAGAACCGCAGATGGTAATTACCATGCTTTTCTGTGGGAAAATGGAACAATAACAGATTTAAATACCTTGAGTGATGACATTAACTTTAGCTATCCCTCTGGCATTAACAATGCTGGGCAAATAACAGTTAACACATATGAGTCTGGTTACCAGAGACGTCGTAGTTTCCTGTGGCAAAATGGGACAAGAACCTACTTGAGCAGTCTTGGTGATAATTCGACTCAGATCTCTGACATCAACGAATCTGGTCAAATAATAGGTGGTTCCAACGTCAATGGTAGCAATCGCGCTTTCCTGTGGCAAAATGGGGAAAGTATCTATTTGGGTAGCGTTGGTGGTGATAGCGGTGTCTCTGACATCAACGATGCTGGGCAAATAATAGGTACTTCTAGAACCACAGACAGGCAGACTGTTTTCCTGTGGCAAAATGGAACAATGATTGATTTACTTGCCCTTCGTGGAATCTATGGCGAAGCCAAGCAAATTAATGAAGCGGGGCAAGTTTTGGGTAACTATGGCATTGAAATGCTGGATTCTAAACCTTTCCTCTGGGAAAAAGGCAAGGCTGTGGACTTACAAAATCTGATCGATCCCAATTCTGGGTGGGACTATCTCAGTGCCACCAAAATCAACAATAAAGGACAAATTATAGGAAGCGGATATTTTAACGGTGAATCTCGTGCTTTTTTGATGAATCCCACGGATATAATCATCGATCCTGAAGCAATTCCCGAACCAATTCCCGAACCCTCTTCAATTATCGGTTCAATTTTAGGCATAGGAACCCTAGTGACTACTGCTCGTCGCCGTCAAAAGTCAAAAGTCAAACCTCTGCCTAAAGTCAGGAATTGA
- a CDS encoding DegT/DnrJ/EryC1/StrS family aminotransferase produces MGHMERKILLSTPHMGDWELEFVKEAFATNWIAPVGPHVDAFETEFCQLVGTSHSAAVSSGTAALHLALRLIGIQAGDEVFCSTLTFIASATPITFLGAKPVFIDSDRISWNLDPELLSTALAQRAKIGKLPKAVLLVHLYGQSADIDPILAACDRYEIPLVEDAAEALGATYKGQNPGTFGRVGIYSFNGNKIITTSGGGMLVSDDSELVSQARFLATQARDPAPHYQHSQIGYNYRLSNVLAGIGRGQLRVLAERVAARRRNFEIYQQTLGDLPGIEFMPEASFGKATRWLTCLTIDPEKFGTDREQVRLALAAQNIETRPVWKPLHLQPVFADCEYIGGKVAEGLFQDGLCLPSGSNLSDADLKRVIQAIKRVNAVKT; encoded by the coding sequence ATGGGGCACATGGAGCGAAAAATTTTGTTATCTACACCCCACATGGGGGATTGGGAACTAGAATTTGTCAAAGAAGCATTTGCGACTAACTGGATTGCTCCTGTAGGGCCTCATGTAGATGCTTTTGAGACGGAATTTTGTCAGTTAGTGGGGACAAGTCATAGCGCAGCAGTTAGTTCTGGAACTGCTGCTTTACACTTGGCGTTGCGCTTGATTGGAATTCAGGCTGGAGATGAAGTTTTTTGCTCGACTCTAACTTTTATTGCTTCGGCTACCCCGATTACTTTTTTAGGAGCCAAGCCCGTTTTTATCGATAGCGATCGCATTTCTTGGAACCTAGATCCAGAATTATTATCTACTGCCTTGGCACAACGAGCCAAGATTGGAAAATTGCCTAAAGCCGTGCTTCTAGTCCATCTGTACGGTCAAAGCGCCGATATCGACCCTATTTTAGCCGCGTGCGATCGCTATGAAATTCCTTTAGTTGAAGATGCCGCCGAAGCCCTAGGAGCAACTTACAAAGGACAAAATCCAGGGACATTTGGGCGAGTTGGGATATATTCTTTCAACGGTAACAAAATCATTACCACCTCTGGCGGCGGGATGCTAGTCTCAGACGACTCAGAACTAGTCTCCCAAGCCCGCTTTTTAGCCACTCAAGCCCGCGACCCGGCTCCTCACTACCAACATAGTCAAATTGGCTACAACTATCGTTTAAGCAACGTTTTAGCAGGGATTGGGCGCGGTCAGTTGCGGGTATTAGCCGAACGAGTTGCAGCTAGGCGGCGCAATTTTGAGATTTATCAACAAACTCTAGGAGATCTACCAGGGATAGAGTTTATGCCGGAAGCTAGCTTTGGTAAAGCCACTCGCTGGTTGACTTGCCTAACTATCGATCCAGAAAAATTTGGCACTGACAGAGAACAGGTACGCCTAGCTTTAGCTGCTCAAAACATAGAAACTCGTCCCGTCTGGAAGCCTTTGCATTTACAACCCGTATTTGCTGATTGTGAATACATTGGCGGCAAAGTAGCAGAAGGCTTATTCCAAGATGGTCTGTGTTTGCCTTCTGGCTCTAATTTGAGCGATGCCGATCTCAAGCGCGTGATTCAAGCGATCAAACGAGTTAATGCAGTAAAGACGTAG